One genomic window of Glycine soja cultivar W05 chromosome 9, ASM419377v2, whole genome shotgun sequence includes the following:
- the LOC114368065 gene encoding beta-glucosidase 24-like — protein MWVKVVLLLLAALSLFHLAAASLNRSSFSADFFFGTASSAYQYEGAAREGGKGPSIWDTFTHSHPDRIADHSNGDVAIDSYHRYKEDVAMMKDIGFNAYRFSISWPRILPRGNLQGGVNQEGITYYNNLINELIANGQQPFITLFHSDFPQALEDEYGGFLSPKIEQDFANYAEVCFREFGDRVKHWITLNEPVLYSNGGYGSGGSPPNRCSKWFANCTAGDSTTEPYLVTHHLILAHAAAVKVYREKFQASQKGQIGVTLNSAWVVPLSQSKEDREAAYRGLAFMYDWFMEPLYSGTYPAVMVNRVGGRLPKFTKREYLMVKGSYDFIGLNYYTSTYATSSPCPRERPTAFTDACVRFTTVRNGLLIGPKAASDWLYVYPPGIQGLLEYTKEKFNNPIIYITENGIDEVNDGKMLLNDRTRIDYISHHLLYLQRAIRNGVRVKGYFAWSLLDNFEWNAGYSLRFGLVYVDYKNGLKRYRKRSALWFKIFLHQ, from the exons ATGTGGGTTAAGGTTGTTCTTCTTCTCCTTGCAgcactttctctttttcacttaGCCGCAGCTTCTCTTAATCGTAGCAGTTTTTCAGCAGATTTCTTCTTTGGAACAGCTTCTTCAGCTTACCAG TATGAAGGTGCAGCACGTGAAGGTGGCAAGGGACCTAGTATATGGGACACCTTCACTCATAGCCACCCAG ATAGAATAGCAGACCACAGTAATGGGGATGTTGCCATTGATTCATACCACCGCTACAAG gAAGATGTGGCCATGATGAAGGATATTGGATTCAATGCCTACAGGTTCTCCATCTCTTGGCCAAGGATACTACCTC GTGGAAACCTGCAGGGAGGAGTTAACCAAGAAGGCATCACATATTACAACAATCTCATAAATGAACTGATAGCAAATG GACAGCAGCCCTTTATAACTCTATTTCACTCTGATTTCCCTCAAGCTCTTGAAGACGAATATGGTGGTTTTCTTAGTCCCAAAATTGA GCAAGATTTTGCAAATTATGCAGAAGTATGCTTCAGGGAATTTGGTGACAGGGTTAAGCACTGGATTACATTAAACGAGCCAGTGCTATATAGCAATGGAGGTTATGGAAGTGGTGGATCCCCACCCAATAGATGCTCCAAGTGGTTTGCTAACTGCACTGCTGGTGATTCTACTACCGAGCCCTATTTAGTTACACACCACCTCATTCTTGCTCATGCTGCAGCAGTAAAGGTCTACAGGGAGAAGTTCCAG GCTTCTCAGAAGGGTCAAATTGGGGTAACACTGAATTCTGCTTGGGTTGTGCCACTTTCTCAATCAAAAGAGGACAGAGAAGCTGCATATCGAGGTCTTGCCTTTATGTATGACTG GTTCATGGAACCACTTTACTCTGGAACATATCCTGCTGTAATGGTTAACAGAGTTGGAGGTCGTTTGCCAAAGTTTACCAAAAGGGAATACTTGATGGTTAAAGGGTCCTATGATTTCATAGGGTTAAACTATTACACTTCAACTTATGCAACTAGTTCTCCTTGCCCACGTGAAAGGCCAACTGCCTTTACAGACGCCTGCGTTAGATTTACTA CTGTAAGAAATGGGCTTCTCATTGGTCCAAAG GCAGCCTCAGACTGGCTCTACGTCTATCCACCAGGAATTCAAGGTCTACTAGAATACACTAAGGAGAAATTTAACAACCCAATTATCTACATAACAGAAAATG GAATTGATGAGGTTAATGATGGGAAAATGTTACTTAATGACAGAACGAGGATTGATTATATCAGTCACCATCTTTTGTATCTTCAAAGGGCCATAAG GAATGGAGTGAGGGTGAAAGGATACTTTGCATGGTCATTGTTGGACAATTTTGAATGGAATGCAGGGTACAGTCTTCGGTTTGGGCTCGTGTATGTGGATTACAAGAATGGACTGAAAAGATACCGCAAAAGATCAGCTTTGTGGTTCAAAATATTTCTTCACCAATGA
- the LOC114367998 gene encoding O-fucosyltransferase 20-like — MAKSKNNAKKLSYISVPSQIINSISSSSLQSLLESPKKCARHSKFFTFVKCIRPRLFLFTLFFLAFFAMLKFGLNLYTPFPPFPCATSVDPSKSNLGQQGGDVGVSEALISSVQLHGTEVPSGVGEKSEFWEQPDGSGYKPCLNFSKEYRRESEGVVKNRRRYLMVVVSGGMNQQRNQIVDAVVIARILGASLVVPILQVNVIWGDESEFADIFDLEHFKSVLADDVRVVSALPSTHLMTRPVEGSPIPHATPSWIRSHYLRRFNREGVLLLRGLDSRLTKDLPPDLQKLRCKVAFQALRFAKPVQELGNNIAERMKSKGPYLALHLRMEKDVWVRTGCLPGLSPEYDEIVNNERTKRPELLTAKSNMTYHERKLAGLCPLNSIEVTRLLKGLGAPKNARIYWAGGQPLGGKEVLQPLINEFPHLYSKEDLALHGELEPFANKASLMAAIDYIVSEKSDVFMPSHGGNMGHALQGHRAYAGHKKYITPNKRQMLPYFLDSSLPEEEFNRIIKELHQDSLGQPEFRTSKSGRDVTKYPVPECMCNDDSHHHTS, encoded by the exons ATGGCCAAGTCCAAGAACAATGCCAAGAAGTTGTCCTACATCTCAGTTCCTTCTCAGATCATCAACTCCAtctcatcttcttctcttcaatCTCTGCTTGAATCTCCCAAGAAGTGTGCAAGACACTCCAAATTCTTCACCTTTGTCAAGTGCATAAGGCCAAGACTCTTCcttttcactctctttttccTTGCTTTCTTTGCCATGCTCAAGTTTGGTCTCAATCTTTACACCCCTTTTCCTCCATTCCCATGTGCAACCTCAGTAGACCCCTCAAAATCCAATCTTGGACAGCAAGGTGGTGATGTTGGTGTTTCAGAGGCTCTGATTAGCAGTGTGCAGTTACATGGTACAGAGGTTCCAAGTGGGGTGGGTGAAAAGAGTGAGTTTTGGGAGCAGCCAGATGGGTCAGGGTACAAGCCATGTTTGAATTTCAGTAAGGAGTATAGGAGGGAGAGTGAAGGGGTTGTGAAGAACAGGAGGAGGTACCTCATGGTGGTGGTTTCTGGAGGGATGAATCAGCAGAGGAATCAGATTGTTGATGCTGTTGTCATTGCTAGGATTCTTGGGGCTTCTTTGGTTGTTCCCATATTGCAAGTCAATGTCATTTGGGGAGATGaaag TGAATTTGCTGATATATTTGATTTGGAGCACTTCAAGAGTGTTCTTGCCGATGATGTGCGGGTGGTTTCAGCATTACCATCAACACACTTAATGACAAGGCCTGTGGAGGGGAGCCCTATCCCTCATGCCACTCCCAGTTGGATTCGGTCACACTATCTCAGAAGA TTCAACAGAGAAGGTGTCTTGCTTTTACGTGGATTGGATTCGAGGCTAACAAAGGATCTTCCTCCTGATCTTCAGAAGCTTCGATGCAAG GTTGCTTTTCAGGCATTAAGGTTTGCAAAGCCTGTTCAGGAACTTGGTAACAATATTGCTGAGAGAATGAAAAGTAAGGGACCCTACCTTGCTCTTCATCTACGGATGGAAAAGGATGTCTGGGTGAGAACTGGTTGTCTCCCTGGTTTGAGTCCTGAGTATGATGAAATTGTTAACAACGAGAGGACAAAGCGGCCTGAACTCTTGACAGCAAAATCAAACATGACTTACCATGAAAGAAAACTGGCTGGCCTCTGCCCCTTGAATTCTATTGAGGTTACAAG GCTGCTTAAAGGTCTAGGTGCTCCAAAAAATGCAAGAATTTATTGGGCTGGAGGACAACCACTGGGTGGAAAGGAGGTCTTACAGCCATTAATCAATGAATTTCCACATCTTTACAGTAAAGAAGATCTTGCTTTGCATGGAGAGCTGGAACCATTTGCAAATAAAGCTTCTCTAATGGCTGCCATTGATTACATAGTCTCTGAGAAGAGTGATGTTTTCATGCCATCTCATGGAGGCAATATGGGCCATGCACTTCAG GGTCACCGGGCCTACGCAGGACACAAGAAATATATAACCCCAAACAAAAGACAGATGCTCCCCTATTTTCTGGATTCTTCCCTCCCCGAAGAAGAGTTCAATAGGATTATCAAGGAATTGCATCAGGATTCATTAGGTCAGCCAGAATTCAGGACTAGCAAGTCTGGGAGGGATGTCACAAAGTATCCTGTTCCTGAGTGCATGTGCAATGATGACTCTCATCATCACACTTCCTAA
- the LOC114367348 gene encoding FT-interacting protein 1-like: MKLVVEVINAHDLMPKDGEGSASPFVEVDFENQLSRTRTVPKNLNPTWNQKLIFNLDATKPYHRQTIEVSVYNERRLTPGRNFLGRVRIPCSNIVKEGEEVYQIFPLEKKWFLSPVKGEIGLKIYIASESNSKPKPLSPVFPSEQEKLPPSTPPREPESTISDLPPPPHSIPSGLTDRTLEADLSEELPAFDTPKASTEEAEVYYVAEARSSSVDIDQEPKKENREAVVETVQQLDKHQVLQPQTISIKRRPQGTPSTMHSVDPQVQSSHHENYNHNDTNQQPRISIKRRPLAQGAPFTMHSGDPQVQPSHGEGYNHNDTNLQPRISIKRRPRGPGTPSSMHSFNPQVHASRNESYNNLMGTNPQQPRILVERQPQNTPLTVHRVSPQVPTSNDENYNLSDTNVQLGERWPSDGAYGRRGWVSGSDRFTSTYDLVEQMFYLYVRVVKAKDLPPSTITSSCDPYVEVKLGNYKGRTKHFEKKLNPEWNQVFAFSKDRIQSSVLEVFVKDKAMVGRDDYLGRVVFDLNEVPTRVPPDSPLAPQWYRLEDWREEGKVRGDIMLAVWMGTQADEAFSEAWHSDAATVYGEGVFNVRSKVYMSPKLWYLRVNVIEAQDVIPGDRNRLPDVFVKAQVGCQVLTTKICPTRTTTPFWNEDLVFVACEPFEEQLTITVEDRVHPSKDEVLGKISLPMTLFEKRLDHRPVHSRWFNLEKFGFGVLEGDRRNELKFSSRIHMRVCLEGGYHVLDESTLYTSDQRPTARQLWKQPIGILEVGILGAQGLLPMKMRDGRGSTDAYCVAKYGQKWVRTRTLLDTFSPKWNEQYTWEVYDPCTVITLGVFDNCHLGGGEKAPGDSAARDSRIGKVRIRLSTLEANRIYTNCHPLLVLHQHGVKKMGEIQLAVRFTALSLANMVHIYGQPLLPKMHYLHPFTVNQIDNLRYQAMNIVAARLGRAEPPLRKEVVEYMLDVDSHMWSMRRSKANFFRIMSLFSGMITMGKWFSDVCLWKNHVTSVLVHILFLILIWYPELILPTVFLYMFLIGLWNYRFRPRHPPHMDTKLSWAEAVHPDELDEEFDTFPTSRSQDVVRMRYDRLRTVAGRIQTVVGDIATQGERFQSLLSWRDPRATSLFVVFSFCAAVVLYATPFRVVALVTGLYFLRHPKFRSKMPSVPSNFFKRLPARTDSLL, from the coding sequence ATGAAACTGGTTGTGGAAGTTATTAATGCTCATGATCTTATGCCCAAAGATGGCGAGGGATCAGCCAGTCCCTTTGTGGAAGTAGACTTTGAGAACCAGCTTAGCCGAACCAGAACCGTCCCAAAGAACCTCAACCCCACTTGGAACCAAAAACTAATCTTCAATTTAGATGCAACCAAACCTTACCATCGCCAAACGATTGAAGTATCGGTCTACAATGAGAGGCGACTTACTCCAGGCAGAAACTTCCTTGGAAGGGTGAGAATTCCTTGCTCCAATATTGTCAAGGAAGGTGAGGAAGTATATCAGATTTTCCCTCTTGAAAAGAAGTGGTTTCTCTCACCTGTTAAGGGTGAGATTGGCCTCAAAATATACATTGCATCAGAGTCTAATTCCAAACCAAAACCTCTTTCTCCTGTTTTCCCTTCAGAACAAGAAAAACTTCCACCTTCCACTCCACCCCGAGAACCAGAATCCACCATTAGTGACCTTCCTCCGCCACCTCATAGTATCCCCTCAGGCCTAACTGACAGAACATTAGAAGCTGATCTCAGTGAAGAACTTCCTGCATTTGACACCCCAAAAGCAAGCACAGAAGAAGCAGAAGTATATTATGTTGCAGAAGCTCGGTCTAGCAGTGTTGATATCGATCAAGagccaaagaaagaaaatagagaaGCTGTCGTAGAGACCGTCCAACAACTTGACAAGCACCAAGTTCTCCAGCCACAAACGATTTCAATAAAGAGAAGACCACAAGGTACTCCATCCACCATGCACTCAGTTGATCCTCAAGTCCAATCTAGCCATCACGAAAACTATAATCACAATGACACCAATCAACAGCCAAGGATTTCAATAAAGAGGCGACCGCTAGCGCAAGGTGCTCCATTCACGATGCACTCGGGTGATCCACAAGTCCAACCAAGCCATGGTGAAGGCTACAATCATAATGACACTAACCTGCAGCCAAGGATTTCAATTAAGAGACGACCGCGAGGACCGGGTActccatcatcaatgcactCCTTTAATCCACAAGTCCATGCTAGCCGCAACGAAAGCTACAATAACCTCATGGGAACCAACCCACAACAGCCAAGAATTTTAGTAGAGAGACAACCACAGAATACTCCGCTCACCGTGCACCGAGTTAGTCCCCAAGTCCCTACTAGCAATGATGAAAACTACAATCTCAGTGACACCAATGTGCAGCTTGGCGAGCGGTGGCCCAGTGATGGAGCTTATGGTAGAAGAGGGTGGGTGAGTGGTAGTGACAGATTCACTAGCACGTATGACCTTGTTGAGCAGATGTTTTATCTGTATGTTCGTGTTGTGAAGGCAAAAGATCTTCCCCCAAGCACCATCACCTCAAGCTGTGATCCTTATGTGGAAGTGAAGCTGGGGAACTACAAAGGAAGAACAAAGCACTTTGAGAAGAAATTGAACCCAGAGTGGAACCAAGTGTTTGCTTTCTCCAAAGACCGCATTCAGTCTTCTGTTTTGGAAGTCTTTGTGAAAGATAAGGCAATGGTGGGCAGAGATGACTATCTTGGCAGAGTAGTTTTTGATCTCAATGAGGTTCCAACAAGAGTTCCACCAGATAGTCCACTAGCTCCTCAGTGGTACCGGCTCGAGGACTGGCGCGAAGAAGGCAAGGTGAGGGGTGACATTATGCTTGCAGTTTGGATGGGAACACAAGCTGATGAAGCTTTCTCTGAGGCTTGGCATTCTGATGCTGCCACTGTCTATGGGGAGGGCGTTTTCAACGTCAGATCAAAGGTTTACATGTCACCAAAACTGTGGTATCTCAGGGTGAATGTAATTGAAGCACAAGACGTGATCCCAGGTGACAGAAACCGCCTACCGGATGTTTTTGTGAAAGCTCAAGTGGGCTGCCAAGTGCTGACAACCAAGATATGCCCCACCAGAACAACCACCCCATTCTGGAATGAAGATTTGGTCTTTGTAGCCTGCGAGCCATTTGAGGAGCAATTAACAATCACTGTGGAGGATCGTGTGCACCCTTCAAAAGATGAGGTACTTGGGAAGATAAGCCTACCAATGACCCTCTTTGAGAAGCGGCTAGACCACAGGCCGGTTCATTCGCGCTGGTTCAATCTTGAGAAATTTGGTTTTGGAGTGCTAGAAGGTGATAGAAGAAATGAGCTCAAGTTTTCAAGCAGGATTCACATGAGAGTTTGCCTTGAAGGTGGATACCATGTCCTAGATGAGTCCACATTGTACACAAGTGATCAAAGGCCAACAGCAAGACAGCTATGGAAGCAACCTATTGGAATACTTGAAGTAGGCATCTTAGGAGCGCAGGGGCTTCTCCCAATGAAGATGAGGGATGGAAGAGGCAGCACAGATGCATACTGTGTTGCCAAGTATGGTCAGAAATGGGTCCGAACCCGAACACTTCTCGACACTTTTAGTCCTAAATGGAATGAACAATACACATGGGAGGTCTATGATCCTTGCACTGTGATAACGTTGGGAGTTTTTGACAACTGCCATTTAGGTGGAGGGGAAAAAGCTCCTGGTGACAGTGCTGCTAGAGATTCTCGGATTGGAAAGGTAAGAATAAGGCTATCAACACTTGAAGCTAATAGGATTTACACCAATTGTCACCCTCTTCTTGTTCTACACCAACATGGAGTTAAGAAGATGGGTGAGATTCAGTTAGCAGTGAGGTTTACGGCACTTTCACTAGCCAACATGGTTCACATCTATGGCCAACCCTTGCTCCCCAAGATGCATTACTTACATCCCTTCACAGTGAACCAAATAGACAACTTGAGGTACCAAGCCATGAACATTGTAGCTGCGAGGCTAGGCCGAGCTGAACCGCCTTTGAGGAAGGAGGTGGTGGAGTACATGTTGGATGTTGATTCCCATATGTGGAGCATGAGAAGAAGCAAGGCTAATTTCTTCCGAATCATGTCCCTTTTCTCTGGTATGATCACAATGGGAAAGTGGTTCAGTGATGTTTGCCTTTGGAAGAACCATGTTACATCAGTCCTGGTTCACATTCTTTTCCTCATACTGATATGGTACCCGGAATTGATCCTGCCAACCGTGTTTCTCTATATGTTCTTGATTGGTCTGTGGAACTATAGGTTCCGGCCTAGACACCCGCCTCACATGGATACTAAACTCTCGTGGGCAGAAGCCGTTCACCCCGACGAACTCGATGAAGAGTTTGACACGTTTCCGACTTCTAGATCACAGGATGTTGTGAGAATGAGGTATGACAGGCTTAGAACTGTGGCAGGTAGGATTCAGACAGTTGTTGGGGACATAGCTACACAAGGGGAGAGGTTTCAGTCTCTACTGAGTTGGAGAGACCCCAGAGCAACCAGCCTCTTTGTAGTGTTTAGCTTCTGTGCTGCTGTGGTTCTCTATGCAACTCCATTCAGAGTGGTGGCTCTGGTGACAGGTTTATACTTTTTGCGGCATCCAAAGTTTAGGAGTAAGATGCCTTCAGTACCAAGTAATTTCTTCAAGAGGCTCCCAGCTAGAACAGATAGTTTATTGTGA
- the LOC114368064 gene encoding G-type lectin S-receptor-like serine/threonine-protein kinase LECRK3: MLLESTKMASSTFLRSYFLLLLLIILPFLPSVFSATSSNCNVDLNSSLVTNGTWNSPSGHFAFGFQSVLFDNKEFMSVLAVWFAKDPNRTIVWYAKQKQSPAFPSGSTVNLTNKGIVVNDPKGHEMWHRPENNTTIALVSCASMLDNGSFVLLDESGKQVWESFEEPTDTILPGQNLAKPKTFRARESDTSFYNGGFELSWQNDSNLVLYYSPQSSDDQASQSPTGEAYWATGTFKTESQLFFDESGRMYIKNDTGTVISEITYSGPEEFFYMARIDPDGVFRLYRHPKGENTVADSCSSGWWSVVQQYPQDICLSFTKQTGNVICGYNSYCITINGKPECECPDHYSSFEHDNLTGCRPDFPLPSCNKDGWEQNKDLVDFKEYTNLDWPLSDYDKLVATAMDKDMCKQKCLEDCFCAVAIYGEGQCWKKKYPFSNGRKHPNVTRIALVKVPKRDLDRGGREQTTLVLVISILLGSSVFLNVLLFVALFVAFFIFYHKRLLNNPKLSAATIRSFTYKELEEATTGFKQMLGRGAFGTVYKGVLTSDTSRYVAVKRLDKVVQEGEKEFKTEVSVIGQTHHRNLVRLLGYCDEGEHRLLVYEHMSNGSLASFLFGISRPHWNQRVQIALGIARGLTYLHEECSTQIIHCDIKPQNILLDELFTPRIADFGLAKLLLAEQSKAAKTGLRGTIGYFAPEWFRKASITTKIDVYSFGVVLLEIICCKSSVAFAMANDEEALIDWAYRCYSQGKVAKLVENDEEAKNDIKRVEKHVMVAIWCIQEDPSLRPSMKKVTQMLEGVTTVSVPPRPSIFSSSSFEISFTS, translated from the exons ATGTTGTTAGAGAGCACCAAGATGGCCTCTTCAACTTTTCTTCGTTCCTattttctgcttcttcttctaattaTTCTCCCCTTTCTCCCATCTGTGTTTAGTGCTACTTCTTCAAACTGTAATGTAGACTTAAATTCCTCTCTGGTCACCAATGGCACATGGAATTCACCTTCTGGTCACTTTGCCTTTGGTTTCCAAAGTGTTTTATTCGACAACAAGGAGTTCATGTCCGTGCTTGCAGTTTGGTTTGCCAAAGACCCCAACAGAACCATAGTATGgtatgcaaaacaaaaacaaagtccTGCTTTTCCTTCCGGTTCCACAGTAAACCTAACAAACAAAGGAATTGTAGTCAACGATCCAAAGGGTCATGAGATGTGGCATCGTCCAGAAAATAACACTACTATTGCCTTAGTATCATGTGCTTCTATGTTAGACAATGGAAGTTTTGTGCTTCTTGATGAAAGTGGGAAGCAGGTTTGGGAGAGTTTTGAAGAGCCTACAGATACCATTTTGCCTGGTCAGAATCTGGCTAAGCCTAAAACCTTCAGAGCACGTGAATCTGACACAAGTTTTTATAATGGGGGTTTTGAACTCAGTTGGCAGAACGATAGCAACTTGGTTCTTTACTATTCACCACAATCAAGCGATGATCAAGCCTCTCAATCTCCTACAGGTGAAGCTTACTGGGCCACTGGAACTTTCAAAACTGAATCACAACTATTCTTTGATGAGTCCGGACGCATGTACATAAAAAATGACACGGGTACAGTGATCAGTGAAATCACATACAGTGGACCAGAAGAGTTCTTCTACATGGCTAGAATTGACCCTGATGGGGTTTTCAGATTATATCGGCATCCGAAAG GTGAGAACACAGTTGCTGATAGTTGCAGTTCGGGGTGGTGGAGTGTGGTGCAACAGTATCCCCAAGATATTTGTCTTTCCTTCACAAAACAAACTGGGAATGTAATCTGTGGTTATAACAGCTACTGCATTACCATCAATGGGAAGCCTGAGTGTGAGTGCCCGGATCATTATTCTTCTTTTGAACATGACAATCTCACAGGTTGTAGGCCAGATTTTCCCCTGCCGAGCTGCAACAAAGACGGGTGGGAGCAGAATAAGGATCTTGTAGATTTCAAAGAGTATACAAATTTGGACTGGCCTCTCTCTGATTATGACAAGTTGGTTGCAACTGCTATGGACAAGGATATGTGTAAACAAAAGTGCCTTGAGGATTGCTTTTGTGCTGTAGCCATATATGGTGAGGGACAATGTTGGAAGAAGAAGTATCCTTTCAGTAATGGAAGGAAGCACCCTAATGTTACTAGAATAGCTCTTGTCAAGGTACCTAAAAGAGATTTGGACAGGGGTGGGAGAGAACAGACTACACTTGTGCTTGTCATATCAATATTGCTTGGGAGCTCAGTGTTTCTCAATGTGCTTCTATTTGTTGCCTTGTTTGttgcttttttcattttctaccaCAAGAGGCTTTTGAATAATCCAAAATTGTCAGCTGCAACCATAAGATCTTTTACATACAAGGAGCTTGAAGAAGCAACCACGGGGTTCAAACAAATGTTGGGTCGTGGTGCTTTTGGAACAGTCTATAAAGGGGTGTTAACATCAGATACAAGCAGGTATGTTGCTGTGAAGAGGCTAGATAAGGTGGTGCAAGAAGGCGAGAAGGAGTTCAAAACAGAAGTGAGTGTGATTGGACAAACCCACCACAGGAACTTGGTTCGTTTACTTGGTTATTGTGACGAAGGGGAGCATCGTCTTCTGGTGTATGAGCACATGAGCAATGGCTCCTTGGCTAGCTTTCTCTTTGGGATATCAAGGCCCCATTGGAACCAAAGAGTGCAAATTGCTTTGGGGATTGCAAGAGGTCTCACATATTTGCATGAAGAGTGCAGCACTCAGATCATTCATTGTGACATAAAGCCTCAGAATATACTCTTAGACGAGTTGTTCACGCCAAGGATTGCTGATTTTGGGTTGGCAAAGTTGTTGTTGGCTGAACAATCAAAAGCTGCTAAGACGGGTTTGAGAGGGACAATTGGTTACTTTGCACCTGAGTGGTTTAGGAAAGCTTCAATCACCACTAAAATAGACGTATATAGTTTTGGGGTGGTGTTGTTAGAGATCATATGTTGCAAGTCAAGCGTTGCCTTTGCGATGGCTAATGATGAAGAGGCACTTATAGATTGGGCATATCGGTGTTATAGCCAAGGGAAGGTGGCTAAATTGGTAGAAAATGATGAGGAGGCAAAGAATGATATAAAGAGAGTGGAAAAGCATGTCATGGTAGCAATTTGGTGCATTCAAGAGGATCCTTCGTTGAGACCCTCCATGAAGAAGGTTACCCAAATGCTTGAGGGCGTGACAACAGTTTCTGTGCCACCTCGCCCTTCCATATTCAGTTCATCATcgtttgaaatttcatttactTCGTAA